The Terriglobales bacterium genome includes a window with the following:
- a CDS encoding GGDEF domain-containing protein, which yields MRFHLRAAAQRLLFPNGILAVLGLWLVLTYGQRYEQSFTLFAACLLALAGFLAARVGSLRAFLAILALVGGFVFLRFGPHEPSFDRCAAALLACDLGLLLLLENAFFDWEVVMWWTGVLAAQWAIFIGAAYWAPNLIQPLGAKAFSLGALGHIGLIEAVFLAVLLVHLGRFVYSPDPVGAGLVWVLVVLSQGQSHLTAIQGCTALAALIVSISATEHSHWIAYHDELTRLPGRRAFNQALAKAGTRYSVAVVDVDHFKNFNDSFGHDAGDQVLRMVATNLAGVGGGGTAYRCGGEEFAVFFPGVALKQAAASVEEVRRAIEQDVFVVSGPERSQRQRAGRRTSSRRVRPGSPVETAVTVSIGVAEAMPRTNSPEEVVKAADKALYTAKREGRNRVVV from the coding sequence GTGCGATTTCACTTAAGGGCCGCCGCGCAGAGACTCCTGTTCCCCAACGGCATCCTGGCCGTTTTGGGGCTGTGGCTCGTTCTGACCTACGGCCAGAGATACGAGCAGAGCTTCACCCTGTTCGCCGCGTGTTTGCTGGCCTTGGCCGGGTTTCTGGCCGCGCGCGTCGGCTCGTTGCGCGCCTTCCTCGCCATCCTGGCGCTGGTCGGCGGCTTCGTCTTCCTCCGATTTGGACCCCATGAGCCCTCTTTCGACCGCTGCGCCGCCGCTCTTCTGGCCTGCGACCTCGGATTGCTTCTGCTGCTGGAAAACGCCTTTTTCGATTGGGAAGTGGTGATGTGGTGGACGGGCGTGCTCGCAGCGCAGTGGGCGATCTTCATTGGCGCGGCGTATTGGGCGCCCAACCTGATCCAGCCACTCGGCGCCAAGGCGTTCTCGCTCGGCGCCCTCGGCCACATCGGGCTGATCGAGGCGGTGTTCCTCGCGGTGTTGCTGGTTCATCTGGGCCGGTTCGTTTATTCCCCTGACCCGGTGGGCGCCGGGCTGGTGTGGGTGCTGGTGGTCCTGAGCCAGGGCCAGTCGCACCTGACGGCGATCCAGGGCTGCACTGCGCTGGCCGCGCTAATTGTGAGCATCTCGGCGACTGAGCATTCTCATTGGATCGCCTATCACGACGAGCTGACGCGCCTGCCCGGCCGCCGGGCCTTCAATCAGGCGCTGGCCAAGGCAGGAACGCGCTATTCCGTCGCCGTGGTGGACGTGGACCATTTCAAGAACTTCAACGATAGCTTCGGGCACGACGCTGGGGACCAGGTACTGCGCATGGTGGCCACCAACCTGGCTGGCGTGGGCGGCGGAGGCACCGCCTACCGTTGCGGCGGGGAAGAGTTCGCCGTCTTTTTTCCCGGCGTTGCCTTGAAGCAGGCAGCGGCTTCGGTGGAGGAGGTACGCCGCGCCATCGAGCAGGACGTGTTCGTGGTGAGCGGACCGGAGCGCAGCCAGCGCCAGCGGGCAGGGCGGCGGACCTCGTCGCGGCGCGTGCGGCCGGGCTCGCCGGTGGAGACGGCGGTCACCGTCAGCATCGGCGTCGCCGAAGCCATGCCGCGGACCAACAGCCCGGAAGAAGTGGTCAAGGCCGCCGACAAGGCTCTGTACACGGCCAAGCGCGAGGGCCGGAATCGCGTGGTCGTGTGA